A genome region from Musa acuminata AAA Group cultivar baxijiao chromosome BXJ3-5, Cavendish_Baxijiao_AAA, whole genome shotgun sequence includes the following:
- the LOC135638910 gene encoding putative methylesterase 14, chloroplastic, producing the protein MGNGLACMPKKDLRGGIGSRSRRGSNSRSQRKTAASEEELLHHRALAMAIHQHQLSQRFDGSMSRRIGSASSRRRDLPDSVTNGKLPPAFLENLETRKIILVHGEGFGAWCWYKTMSLLEESGLLPVALDLTGSGIDQTDINSITSLEDYARPLVTCLQSLPDDEKVILVGHSCGGAIVSYALESYPRKVSKAVYVCATMVSNGQKPFDVFSEELASADLFLQESQFLVYGNGRDKPPTSIMFDKQQIRALYFNQSPPKDVALATVSMRPIPLAPIMEKLSLTTENYGTVRRYFIQTLDDRILSLDVQERLVRENPPHGMYKIKGSDHCPFFSKPQTLNKILIEIVQIPLENALNDPS; encoded by the exons ATGGGGAATGGATTGGCTTGCATGCCAAAGAAAGACCTCAGAGGCGGCATCGGGTCTCGTAGCAGAAGGGGTTCCAACTCGAGATCACAGAGGAAGACGGCGGCATCCGAGGAGGAGCTATTGCACCACCGGGCCCTAGCGATGGCAATTCACCAGCACCAGTTGTCTCAACGCTTCGATGGATCGATGTCTCGCAGGATTGGTTCCGCGAGTTCTCGAAGAAGGGACCTTCCTGATTCTGTCACAAATGGAAAGCTG CCTCCTGCTTTTCTAGAGAATCTTGAGACAAGGAAAATTATTCTAGTACATGGAGAAGGATTTGGGGCATGGTGTTGGTACAAGACCATGTCTCTTTTGGAGGAATCAGGACTACTTCCTGTTGCTTTAGATCTCACAGGTTCTGGCATAGATCAAACAGATATCAATAGCATCACATCCTTAGAGGATTATGCAAGGCCCCTCGTCACTTGCCTTCAAAGCCTTCCAGACGATGAGAAG GTTATTTTGGTTGGTCATAGTTGTGGAGGTGCGATTGTTTCATATGCTCTAGAAAGCTATCCAAGAAAGGTATCAAAAGCAGTATATGTGTGTGCCACAATGGTATCGAATGGGCAGAAACCTTTCGATGTATTTTCGGAGGAA CTAGCATCTGCGGATCTTTTTTTGCAAGAGTCACAATTTCTAGTGTATGGAAATGGAAGAGATAAACCTCCTACCAGCATCATGTTTGACAAACAACAAATCAGGGCACTATATTTCAACCAGAGTCCACCAAAG GATGTTGCTTTGGCCACGGTATCAATGAGACCCATCCCGCTGGCTCCAATCATGGAGAAGCTCTCCCTCACCACAGAGAACTACGGCACGGTCCGACGATACTTCATCCAGACGCTCGACGATCGCATTCTCTCGCTCGATGTCCAAGAGAGATTGGTCCGCGAAAACCCCCCTCATGGCATGTACAAGATCAAAGGCAGCGACCATTGCCCCTTCTTCTCAAAGCCACAGACACTGAACAAGATTTTGATCGAAATTGTGCAGA